A genomic region of Alnus glutinosa chromosome 11, dhAlnGlut1.1, whole genome shotgun sequence contains the following coding sequences:
- the LOC133882219 gene encoding KH domain-containing protein At1g09660/At1g09670: protein MGERIPPGSYFQYPPPAVPASPIRSSSLPSDRERYLAELLAEKQKLGPFLQVLPLCSRLLNQEIRRFSGFNQSFLDHERLEHESPLRPLAQPPNGRAMDLEGWPPMQMEENGHIQRMAPFQAPPMGWPGAQGIPTTPIVKRVLRLDVPVDKYPSYNFVGRILGPRGNSLKRVEAMTECRVYIRGRGSVKDSVKEDKLKDKPGYEHLNEPLHVLVEAEFPEDIINARLEYAVTILENLLKPVDESLDHYKKQQLRELAMLNGTLREESPSMSPSMSPSMSPFNSTGMKRAKTGR, encoded by the exons ATGGGAGAGAGAATCCCACCTGGGAGTTACTTCCAGTATCCTCCTCCTGCAGTCCCTGCTTCTCCTATTAGGTCTAGTTCACTCCCTTCAGATCGAGAAAG ATACTTGGCTGAATTACTAGCAGAGAAGCAAAAGTTGGGACCATTTCTGCAAGTTCTGCCCTTATGTAGCAGGCTTTTAAACCAAG AAATCAGACGGTTTTCTGGCTTCAATCAAAGTTTTCTGGATCACGAAAGACTTGAGCATGAGAGCCCACTTAGGCCATTAGCTCAACCCCCCAATGGTAGAGCGATGGATTTGGAAGGATGGCCCCCGATGCAAATGGAG GAAAATGGACATATACAAAGAATGGCCCCATTTCAAGCTCCTCCGATGGGTTGGCCTGGGGCGCAAGGAATTCCAACCACTCCTATTGTAAAGAGAGTTCTTAGACTTGATGTTCCTGTGGACAAATATCCAAGT TATAATTTTGTCGGGCGAATTTTGGGACCACGTGGAAACTCACTGAAAAGAGTTGAAGCCATGACAGAATGTAGGGTGTACATAAGAGGCAGAGGCTCTGTTAAGGATTCTGTAAAG GAAGATAAACTGAAGGATAAACCTGGATATGAGCACCTTAACGAGCCGCTGCACGTGTTGGTGGAGGCTGAATTTCCCGAGGATATTATAAATGCTCGCTTGGAGTATGCAGTGACAATATTAGAAAATCTTTTGAAGCCTGTG gaTGAATCCTTGGATCATTATAAGAAGCAACAACTCAGGGAACTGGCTATGCTGAATGGTACACTAAGGGAAGAAAGCCCCAGTATGAGCCCTAGCATGAGCCCGAGCATGTCGCCCTTCAACAGTACAGGAATGAAAAGAGCGAAGACGGGAAGATAA